One stretch of Pedobacter riviphilus DNA includes these proteins:
- a CDS encoding ISAs1 family transposase produces MESTRYLKASQTEQKEKRYYITNRDADAAKIGSAVCFHWAIENSLHWLLDVAFNEDSSRKRTGKTAENFSIICRITLNLIKNETSKKRSVKGKRLIARWDNDYLLNILKN; encoded by the coding sequence ACGCGTTACCTCAAAGCTTCTCAGACGGAACAAAAAGAGAAACGTTATTATATTACCAATCGGGATGCTGATGCAGCAAAAATAGGCAGCGCGGTTTGTTTCCATTGGGCCATTGAAAATTCACTGCATTGGCTGCTTGATGTTGCTTTCAATGAGGACAGCAGTAGAAAACGGACTGGCAAAACCGCTGAAAACTTCTCTATCATCTGCAGGATTACACTTAACCTGATCAAAAATGAAACCAGCAAGAAGAGAAGCGTTAAAGGGAAAAGACTTATTGCAAGATGGGACAACGATTATTTACTCAATATTCTCAAAAATTAG